The Nitrospinota bacterium region CAACCAAAGCCAAAAATACATACTTTTTATTGTTTATCATGCTGTACAGCCTCCAATAAAACTGCTTCATCTTTCGGCGCGGTTGTCCAATAAAAGCGATTCCACGGCTGAACGGCCAAGAATGATTGATAAATACAGGGGTGACAAATCATTTCCATTATCGCCAATGGTTTTGGCATTGACATCCGCTCCGTTATTAATCAGAACCTTCGCCACACCAGTATTTCCCTGCTGAATTGCAAGATGAAGGGGGGTATAACCATGAACATCCCTTTCATCCACATCAGCGCCATTGGCAATCAGAATTTCGACAAGCTCTATTTCCCCCTCCAAAACGGCATCGTGAAT contains the following coding sequences:
- a CDS encoding ankyrin repeat domain-containing protein; the protein is MQRNYYRFVGFLIFLAIFAVHSPGVASPIHDAVLEGEIELVEILIANGADVDERDVHGYTPLHLAIQQGNTGVAKVLINNGADVNAKTIGDNGNDLSPLYLSIILGRSAVESLLLDNRAER